A stretch of DNA from Scomber scombrus chromosome 9, fScoSco1.1, whole genome shotgun sequence:
GACTCTGGACAgacttgtttttgtgtctggtTGTCACGGTGACGTTCTGCTGGCTCAGCTGTTTCGGGGgggcagcagcagacaggaatGTTGATCCTGAGATTAAAACTTCAACAAAAGAGCCGCCGTCACAACAGCAGCGTGAAGCAGCTCGTCCTCTATATGACAACAgcacccagcagcagcagcagcaccacacCTACACCATCACACCTGCACACAGGACCTACACACCACACCTGCACACCACCTGCACACAGgacctgcagccaatcacacGCCAGGAAATCACATCGCCGTAACCTTCTGTGTTTGGTTTAACCTTCAGGATGTTTGGAAGGATTCTGCTGCTGGTCTCTGTGGTCCTCTTCTTCTGCACAGGTAAGACCATATCAGTACACATCAAACTGGGTCAGTCCAGATCAGTGATGTAAGTTTACCTTCAGTGTGAATGACTGAGATTCTTCCACctgtaaataatacaaataaatcacaGCTTCATGTTTCGTCTCCTGACGTTCAGCCTGTGATGattacatcacttcctgtttactgAGCTGGTTGCTTGTGATTGGATGATTCATATTGCGTCACAACGTCTTTACCTGCTGAGACGTTTAATCGTTCAGTAAACCAGAGAAATGAAGAACAACTCAATCACTGATAGTTTGTTTTTGCAGATGCTGAAGATAAAACCAGCCTCTACAGGAGGGTAAGAAGCTTTAATACTGACGTTAAACATcacattgattttaaatgaagttaacATCCAGATAAAGTTTAAACTTATTACGtcagtaatcaataatcagtcATTACTGATAAGTCATCGTTCATGTATGATGTGAATATAATGTTAatatatgttcatgtgtgttgcAGCCTTCCTGTGTAGGGATGAGCGTGACTCAGGCGTGTCCTTTAAACTACTCTCCAGTGTGCGGCAGCGACAGCGTCACCTACCCCAACGAATGTTCCCTCTGTGTCCAGAGACTGTGAGTCCTTCAtcttataaatatacatatatatatatatacatatatatacatatatatacatatatatgtgtgtatgataGTTATCACTAACATACACAAAGGTAGAAACAGTGTGCAGTAAAGATTATTGATCACTGATTATTGATCACTGATTATTGATCACTGATTATTGATCACTGATTATTGATCACTGATTATTGATCACTGATTATTGATCACTGATTATTGATCACTGATTATTGATCACTGATTATTGATCGTGTCTCTTCAGGGAGAAAAACGCAGACATCTTGATTGTGAAGGACGGACCCTGCTGAGGATGACATCGCTACATGTATTTCTGATTGTGTTTGAATGTAGATGTtagtaaccacacacacacacacacacacacacacacacacacacacacacacacacacacacacacacacacacacacacacacagctatatGTATATAATGATGTGCTTATATTTCTGTAAAGATGTTTTTCACTTAAA
This window harbors:
- the LOC133986035 gene encoding probable pancreatic secretory proteinase inhibitor: MFGRILLLVSVVLFFCTDAEDKTSLYRRPSCVGMSVTQACPLNYSPVCGSDSVTYPNECSLCVQRLEKNADILIVKDGPC